The following coding sequences lie in one Pseudomonas svalbardensis genomic window:
- a CDS encoding CoA-acylating methylmalonate-semialdehyde dehydrogenase, whose translation MNASLTPNETTVQTVKLLIDGEWVESQTTEWHDIVNPATQQVLAKVPFATAQEVDAAISAAHRAFQTWKLTPIGARMRIMLKLQALIREHSKRIAVVLSNEQGKTIADAEGDIFRGLEVVEHACSIGSLQMGEFAENVAGGVDTYTLRQPIGVCAGITPFNFPAMIPLWMFPMAIACGNTFVLKPSEQDPMSTMLLVELAIEAGVPAGVLNVVHGGKDVVDALCTHKDIKAVSFVGSTAVGTHVYDLAGKHGKRVQSMMGAKNHAVVLPDANREQALNALVGAGFGAAGQRCMATSVVVLVGAAKQWLPDLKALAQKLKVNAGSEPGTDVGPVISKKAKARILDLIESGIKEGAKLELDGRDITVPGFEKGNFVGPTLFSGVTPEMQIYTQEIFGPVLVVLEVDTLDEAIALVNANPFGNGTGLFTQSGAAARKFQTEIDVGQVGINIPIPVPVPFFSFTGSRGSKLGDLGPYGKQVVQFYTQTKTVTSRWFDDNSVNDGVNTTINLR comes from the coding sequence ATGAACGCATCGCTCACGCCAAACGAAACCACTGTCCAGACGGTAAAGCTGTTGATCGACGGCGAGTGGGTCGAGTCCCAGACCACCGAGTGGCACGACATCGTCAACCCGGCGACCCAGCAAGTGCTGGCCAAGGTTCCGTTCGCGACCGCGCAGGAAGTGGACGCCGCGATTAGCGCCGCCCATCGCGCCTTCCAGACCTGGAAGCTGACGCCGATTGGCGCGCGGATGCGCATCATGCTCAAGCTCCAGGCGTTGATTCGCGAACACTCCAAGCGCATCGCCGTGGTACTCAGCAACGAGCAAGGCAAAACCATCGCCGACGCTGAAGGCGATATCTTCCGCGGCCTGGAAGTGGTCGAACACGCCTGTTCCATCGGCAGCCTGCAAATGGGCGAGTTCGCCGAGAACGTTGCTGGCGGCGTCGATACCTACACCCTGCGTCAGCCAATCGGCGTTTGCGCCGGCATCACGCCGTTCAACTTCCCGGCCATGATTCCGCTGTGGATGTTCCCGATGGCCATCGCCTGCGGCAACACCTTCGTGCTCAAGCCGTCCGAACAGGACCCGATGTCGACCATGCTGCTGGTGGAACTGGCGATCGAGGCCGGTGTTCCGGCGGGCGTGCTCAACGTCGTTCATGGCGGTAAAGACGTGGTGGATGCGCTCTGCACCCACAAGGACATCAAGGCTGTTTCCTTCGTCGGTTCGACCGCCGTCGGCACTCATGTCTACGACCTGGCCGGTAAACACGGCAAGCGCGTGCAATCGATGATGGGCGCGAAGAACCACGCCGTTGTGCTGCCGGATGCCAACCGCGAACAAGCGCTCAACGCGTTGGTCGGTGCCGGTTTCGGTGCGGCCGGGCAACGCTGCATGGCCACATCCGTCGTGGTGCTGGTGGGCGCGGCCAAGCAATGGCTGCCTGACCTGAAGGCGCTGGCGCAGAAACTCAAAGTGAATGCCGGCAGTGAGCCGGGCACTGACGTCGGTCCGGTGATTTCCAAAAAGGCCAAGGCGCGGATTCTGGATCTGATCGAGAGCGGCATCAAGGAAGGCGCCAAGCTGGAACTGGACGGTCGCGATATCACGGTTCCAGGCTTCGAGAAGGGCAACTTTGTCGGCCCGACCCTGTTCTCCGGCGTAACCCCCGAGATGCAGATCTACACCCAGGAAATCTTCGGTCCAGTGCTGGTGGTGCTGGAAGTCGATACCCTCGATGAGGCTATCGCCCTGGTCAACGCCAACCCGTTCGGTAACGGCACGGGCCTGTTCACCCAAAGCGGTGCGGCGGCGCGTAAATTCCAGACTGAAATTGACGTTGGCCAGGTTGGCATCAACATCCCGATTCCGGTGCCGGTCCCGTTCTTCAGCTTCACCGGTTCGCGCGGGTCCAAACTCGGCGACCTCGGTCCGTATGGCAAGCAAGTGGTGCAGTTCTACACTCAGACCAAGACTGTCACCAGTCGCTGGTTCGATGACAACAGCGTCAACGACGGTGTGAACACCACCATCAACTTGCGTTAA
- the mmsB gene encoding 3-hydroxyisobutyrate dehydrogenase, with protein MKIAFIGLGNMGAPMARNLIKAGHALRLVDLNKTVLAELEQLGGSISASAREAAQGAELVITMLPAAVHVRSVWLGEDGVLAGIGKGVPAVDCSTIDPQTARDVAAAAAKQGVAMADAPVSGGTGGAAAGTLTFMVGATPELFATLQPVLAQMGRNIVHCGEVGTGQIAKICNNLLLAISMVGVSEAMALGDALGIDTTVLAGIINSSTGRCWSSEMYNPWPGIVETAPASRGYIGGFGAELMLKDLGLATEAARQAHQPVVLGAVAQQLYQAMSQRGEGGKDFSAIINSYRKPQ; from the coding sequence ATGAAAATCGCTTTTATCGGTCTCGGCAACATGGGCGCGCCAATGGCGCGCAACCTGATCAAGGCTGGCCATGCACTGCGGCTGGTCGATCTGAACAAAACCGTTCTGGCAGAGCTGGAGCAACTGGGCGGCAGCATCAGCGCTTCGGCGCGTGAAGCCGCTCAAGGCGCAGAACTGGTGATCACCATGCTGCCAGCCGCGGTGCATGTGCGCAGCGTGTGGCTGGGTGAAGACGGCGTGCTGGCGGGTATCGGCAAGGGCGTGCCGGCAGTCGATTGCAGCACCATCGATCCGCAGACGGCGCGTGATGTTGCCGCGGCGGCGGCCAAGCAAGGCGTGGCCATGGCAGATGCGCCTGTGTCGGGTGGTACGGGTGGTGCGGCAGCCGGGACCCTGACGTTCATGGTCGGCGCTACCCCTGAGCTGTTCGCCACCCTGCAACCAGTGCTGGCGCAGATGGGCCGCAACATCGTCCATTGCGGCGAAGTCGGCACCGGGCAAATCGCCAAAATCTGCAACAACCTGCTGCTGGCGATCTCCATGGTCGGTGTCAGCGAAGCCATGGCGCTGGGCGATGCTCTCGGCATCGACACGACGGTGTTGGCCGGGATCATCAACAGTTCCACCGGTCGTTGCTGGAGTTCAGAGATGTACAACCCGTGGCCAGGCATCGTCGAAACGGCGCCGGCCTCGCGCGGCTACATCGGCGGTTTCGGTGCCGAACTGATGCTCAAGGATCTGGGGCTGGCCACGGAAGCGGCACGTCAGGCGCACCAACCGGTGGTGCTCGGCGCGGTAGCCCAGCAGTTGTATCAGGCGATGAGCCAGCGTGGGGAAGGTGGCAAGGACTTCTCGGCGATCATCAACAGCTATCGCAAACCCCAATAA
- a CDS encoding cupin domain-containing protein: MTAPITVLRDTHPLPVLDACKWEKLEGDPHTVNLNAYTSEDGSKIMGTWICTPGKWYVEYVKWEYCDFREGYCIITPEGKEPIHLRAGDIFVIEPGMKGTWEVVETVRKYFVFA, encoded by the coding sequence ATGACCGCACCTATTACCGTTCTTCGCGATACCCATCCACTGCCCGTGCTCGACGCCTGCAAATGGGAAAAACTCGAAGGCGACCCGCACACCGTCAACCTCAACGCCTACACCAGCGAAGACGGCAGCAAAATCATGGGCACCTGGATCTGCACGCCGGGCAAGTGGTATGTGGAATACGTGAAGTGGGAATACTGCGATTTCCGCGAGGGGTACTGCATCATCACCCCAGAAGGCAAGGAGCCGATCCATCTGCGCGCCGGTGATATTTTCGTCATTGAGCCGGGCATGAAAGGCACGTGGGAAGTGGTTGAAACCGTGCGCAAGTATTTCGTGTTTGCCTGA
- a CDS encoding acyl carrier protein — protein sequence MNNPLELENVIASTREILAQLLVMSADDIDENSSIVEDLSADSLDIVDLSFQLGRQYGCTLPKTSVLDHAIAVCGDASEFLASGRITKNGKALLEQSLSAYSPDQLKAGMQPAQVFAATTVRNWAQQCRNLFNYLPQSCPDCGAHQAVLNERQQVVCGACSARLVPADGDEVSRRLVEQFLAAHAQEAV from the coding sequence ATGAACAATCCATTGGAGTTGGAAAACGTCATTGCCAGCACCCGCGAGATCCTCGCGCAATTGTTGGTGATGAGCGCCGATGATATCGATGAGAACAGCAGTATCGTCGAGGACCTCAGCGCCGATTCGCTGGACATCGTCGACCTGAGCTTTCAGCTGGGTCGTCAGTATGGCTGCACTTTGCCCAAAACCAGCGTGCTGGATCACGCCATCGCTGTCTGCGGCGACGCCAGCGAGTTCCTGGCCAGCGGTCGCATCACCAAGAACGGCAAGGCCTTGCTTGAACAGAGCCTGAGCGCCTACTCCCCGGATCAACTCAAGGCCGGTATGCAACCGGCGCAGGTATTTGCCGCCACCACCGTGCGCAACTGGGCGCAACAGTGCCGCAATCTCTTCAACTATCTGCCGCAAAGCTGCCCCGATTGCGGCGCTCATCAAGCCGTGCTGAACGAGCGTCAGCAAGTGGTCTGTGGCGCGTGCAGTGCGCGGCTGGTGCCGGCCGATGGCGATGAGGTTTCACGCCGACTGGTGGAGCAATTTTTGGCCGCTCACGCCCAAGAGGCGGTGTAG
- a CDS encoding beta-ketoacyl-[acyl-carrier-protein] synthase family protein, with protein sequence MRTREVYVTGFGLVAPMALDAATLFERICQKQSCVREHPRFKALGFNNSAAGFIDDGQWQQIAAGFGGNAALHPRQSVLAEFVARQALQHAGLTPVAFAHSRSGLFLGANKYCADSHDLHRASRCMDEAGRVDLDQLLDNPAASSAVFGRRVDQQTLHLAETLGIRDHISTHSDACAAGTMAIGSAYRAIERGEIDLAICGAVELMANELPYYMFNSLGALCQANLPASEQSRPFMPDRSGFVISEGAAMVILESAEHAQRRKATPLGRVLGYANVCEAQKMTSSSRDGSKYEECMEAAIEDAGLLSSAVQHVNTHGTSTQANDSCEALALQRVFGECQEHVTFTANKSAIGHSLAGSGAIEAVLSLISLRDGMLLPTLNYDHDRAEYPSLKFLSEPMRQSINVVMSNSFGFGGVNSSLVLGRA encoded by the coding sequence ATGCGGACACGAGAAGTCTATGTAACCGGATTCGGTCTGGTGGCGCCTATGGCGCTGGACGCCGCCACGTTGTTCGAGCGGATCTGCCAGAAGCAGTCCTGTGTTCGCGAACATCCACGGTTCAAGGCGTTGGGGTTCAACAACAGCGCTGCCGGGTTTATCGACGACGGCCAGTGGCAGCAGATCGCCGCCGGTTTCGGCGGCAATGCCGCGCTGCATCCGCGGCAAAGTGTGCTGGCCGAATTTGTCGCCCGACAAGCCTTGCAGCACGCCGGCCTGACCCCGGTTGCCTTTGCTCACAGCCGCAGCGGATTGTTCCTTGGGGCCAACAAGTACTGCGCGGACAGTCACGATCTGCATCGGGCCAGTCGCTGCATGGATGAGGCAGGGCGTGTCGATCTGGATCAACTGCTGGATAACCCGGCGGCGTCGAGCGCGGTCTTCGGGCGCCGGGTCGATCAGCAGACCCTGCACCTGGCCGAGACGCTCGGTATCCGCGATCACATTTCGACCCATTCCGATGCCTGCGCCGCCGGTACGATGGCGATCGGCAGCGCCTACCGGGCGATCGAGCGCGGTGAGATCGACCTGGCCATTTGCGGTGCCGTCGAACTGATGGCCAACGAGTTGCCGTATTACATGTTCAACAGCCTCGGCGCGCTGTGCCAGGCTAACCTGCCGGCAAGCGAGCAGAGCCGGCCGTTCATGCCGGACCGCAGCGGCTTCGTGATCAGCGAGGGCGCGGCCATGGTCATTCTCGAATCCGCCGAACATGCCCAGCGTCGCAAAGCCACGCCATTGGGGCGTGTGTTGGGTTACGCGAATGTGTGCGAGGCACAAAAAATGACCTCCAGCAGCCGGGATGGCAGCAAATACGAGGAATGCATGGAAGCTGCAATCGAGGACGCCGGGCTGCTCAGCAGCGCCGTGCAACACGTCAATACCCACGGTACGTCCACCCAGGCCAACGACAGCTGCGAGGCCTTGGCTTTGCAACGGGTGTTCGGCGAGTGCCAGGAACACGTGACGTTCACTGCCAACAAATCGGCCATTGGTCATTCCCTGGCGGGCAGCGGCGCGATTGAAGCGGTGCTGTCGCTGATCAGTCTGCGGGATGGCATGCTGTTGCCGACCTTGAACTACGATCACGACCGCGCCGAATACCCCTCGCTGAAATTTCTCAGCGAGCCGATGCGCCAGTCGATCAACGTGGTGATGTCCAACTCGTTCGGTTTCGGCGGCGTCAACAGCTCGCTGGTTCTGGGGAGGGCATGA
- a CDS encoding beta-ketoacyl synthase — MSIAVYIHSAAVLNAAGSECTDLLGTPPSPQPLAFDATRRAYPLAAPRLASDLFDRKIQRSVEPQGLRLLHCVARLAPALAALQLPPARIALTAAIPEVDAPSPCWDAVQAIGEQPEKPLAQLLANTPPLHALTLLNSSVMAYVAEALQCHGPMGGFCSQDNAGLDALIEASQQIVEQRADAALVVSSSPNLTPALYLREPHLAGEAIYGEGAAALLLSSAPSRNTPHALRIAGFARGYSADPQRGAAVARRVIDQALSLEKLCLGDVEQIVANPEDPQLMSLFAEHPRDVRSVRAMTGDLGASALLTEIALALHHNHNASATPGYTLFVSHSRAGHWGALLLASETMEKHA, encoded by the coding sequence ATTAGCATAGCCGTTTACATCCATTCGGCGGCCGTATTGAACGCCGCCGGCAGCGAATGTACCGATCTGCTCGGGACGCCACCCTCGCCGCAACCGCTGGCATTCGACGCGACGCGTCGGGCTTATCCGCTGGCAGCACCGCGCCTGGCCAGCGATCTGTTCGACCGCAAGATCCAGCGCAGCGTCGAACCACAAGGCTTGCGTCTGTTGCATTGCGTGGCACGTCTGGCGCCCGCGCTGGCGGCCCTGCAACTGCCGCCGGCACGGATTGCCCTGACGGCGGCCATTCCTGAGGTCGACGCGCCAAGCCCTTGCTGGGACGCGGTGCAAGCGATCGGCGAGCAACCGGAAAAGCCGCTGGCGCAACTGTTGGCCAACACACCACCGCTGCATGCCCTGACGCTGCTCAACAGCAGCGTGATGGCCTACGTGGCCGAAGCGTTGCAATGCCATGGCCCGATGGGTGGTTTCTGTTCCCAGGACAATGCCGGGCTCGATGCCCTGATCGAAGCGAGCCAGCAGATTGTCGAGCAGCGCGCTGACGCCGCGCTGGTAGTCAGCAGCAGTCCGAACCTGACGCCGGCCCTGTATCTGCGTGAACCCCATCTGGCAGGCGAGGCGATTTATGGCGAGGGTGCCGCCGCGCTGCTACTCAGCTCGGCACCTTCACGCAACACTCCGCACGCGCTGCGCATCGCCGGGTTCGCTCGGGGTTACAGCGCTGATCCGCAACGCGGCGCGGCGGTTGCCCGGCGAGTCATCGACCAGGCGCTGAGCCTTGAAAAACTGTGCCTCGGTGACGTCGAGCAGATCGTCGCCAATCCAGAGGATCCGCAACTGATGAGCCTGTTCGCCGAACATCCTCGGGACGTTCGCAGCGTCCGTGCCATGACCGGCGATCTTGGCGCCAGCGCGTTGCTGACCGAGATTGCGCTGGCCTTGCACCACAACCACAACGCTTCGGCGACACCGGGCTACACGCTGTTTGTCAGCCATAGCCGCGCCGGTCATTGGGGCGCCTTGCTGCTGGCCAGTGAAACCATGGAGAAGCACGCATGA
- a CDS encoding beta-ketoacyl-[acyl-carrier-protein] synthase family protein has protein sequence MSATRIVITGMGAVTGFGFEWQTLWEKMLGAEHCVRPWQPDGVENGTFPVRYAAAVDMSLLPKALQDHPAWTVALEKRSRFGWVAATQAVTDSGLAPEQLREAAVLCASGAPQHMLADMLLTQAPDGRAPDWQHLMSRAGQVNAEGSLRQSNDRLARVIADGLGCEGPVINISSACAGASQAIGNAFQMIRRGEVSVAIAGGADSVLNLDTMAALYLLGAASSEQRWGVDLCRPFDRDRSGLIAGEGGGFVVLESLEHALARGATPYAEVLGFGSSLDAYKVTAPQPEGRGAALAMQAALDDAGLRAQQIDLINAHGTSTPLNDVAETLAIKSVFAEHKHYRSLAVSANKSQFGHLIAAAGAPECMVTALACLNDLVTPTVNLHDVDEQCDLDYCAGQAVSRRVDFALSNSFGFGGLNTSLALGKYREHGQ, from the coding sequence ATGAGCGCAACACGGATTGTGATCACCGGCATGGGCGCCGTTACCGGATTCGGTTTCGAATGGCAGACCCTCTGGGAAAAAATGCTCGGTGCCGAACATTGTGTACGTCCATGGCAGCCCGACGGGGTGGAAAACGGCACGTTCCCGGTGCGCTACGCCGCGGCCGTGGACATGAGCCTGTTGCCCAAGGCCTTGCAGGACCATCCGGCCTGGACCGTTGCACTGGAAAAACGCAGCCGCTTTGGCTGGGTGGCTGCCACCCAAGCGGTGACCGACAGCGGACTCGCACCTGAGCAGCTACGTGAAGCCGCCGTGCTCTGTGCCTCGGGTGCGCCGCAACACATGCTGGCCGACATGCTGTTGACCCAGGCACCGGATGGCCGCGCCCCGGACTGGCAACACCTGATGTCCCGTGCCGGGCAGGTCAATGCCGAGGGTTCGCTGCGTCAGAGCAATGATCGACTGGCGCGAGTGATTGCCGACGGATTGGGCTGCGAAGGCCCCGTGATCAATATCAGCAGCGCGTGCGCCGGAGCCTCCCAGGCCATCGGCAATGCCTTCCAGATGATTCGTCGCGGTGAAGTGAGCGTGGCGATTGCCGGTGGCGCCGATTCGGTGCTGAACCTCGACACCATGGCCGCGTTGTACCTGCTCGGCGCGGCATCGAGCGAACAGCGCTGGGGCGTCGATCTGTGCCGGCCTTTCGACCGTGATCGCAGTGGCCTGATTGCCGGCGAGGGCGGTGGTTTCGTGGTGCTGGAAAGCCTTGAACATGCGCTGGCGCGAGGTGCGACGCCCTATGCCGAAGTACTTGGCTTTGGCAGCAGCCTGGACGCCTACAAAGTTACTGCCCCGCAACCCGAAGGCCGGGGCGCGGCGCTGGCGATGCAAGCCGCGCTGGACGACGCGGGCCTGCGTGCGCAACAGATCGATCTGATTAACGCCCACGGCACTTCGACGCCACTCAATGACGTCGCGGAAACCTTGGCGATCAAAAGTGTGTTCGCCGAGCACAAGCACTACCGGTCCCTGGCCGTCAGCGCCAACAAGTCGCAGTTCGGGCACTTGATTGCCGCCGCCGGGGCGCCCGAATGCATGGTCACGGCTCTGGCGTGCCTGAACGATCTGGTCACGCCGACGGTGAACCTGCATGACGTCGATGAACAGTGCGACCTGGACTATTGCGCCGGGCAAGCAGTCAGCCGCCGAGTGGATTTTGCCTTGAGTAACTCCTTCGGTTTTGGTGGCCTCAACACTTCGCTGGCCCTTGGTAAATATCGGGAGCACGGACAATGA
- a CDS encoding beta-ketoacyl synthase N-terminal-like domain-containing protein — MTGTIVRVAIAGSGCVLASGWGVQRFWSAASEARSGITLLQSKLFHSERVTAFGHVSDQDHQRSRQDVAQNLQRYCPPAVIWGVSAVRQALAEAGLEPGNDGLRYGLYCCQGGHTHPSLAAYGELLHECRDESGADMRRLAQRVLQERALDPFLVLKSLSNGLLGIVSLALKLECECNAYMQGVAGNLAALREACAALQSGRIDAAIVVGAGGELDPLALAALAEAGVISTDGSQTLRAFDRQGTGGIAGEGAAALILRRADDLPDGPQTCLSGLSAHPRLGSLNLPDKQVDLLISSASGDPHKDADLARTLARAGAAHITSGVPVTGILSAAPSLVDLILARHALHTQSVPPIIGLQQSVDPHLPFVLGERRDAALRDCLIINRDDNGFSACYQLDYQAAN, encoded by the coding sequence ATGACTGGCACTATTGTGCGTGTTGCGATCGCCGGCAGCGGTTGCGTATTAGCCAGCGGCTGGGGCGTGCAACGCTTCTGGTCGGCGGCCAGTGAAGCCCGCAGCGGCATTACTTTGCTGCAGTCGAAATTGTTTCACAGTGAGCGCGTGACGGCCTTCGGGCATGTCAGTGATCAAGACCATCAACGCAGTCGCCAGGACGTGGCCCAGAACCTCCAGCGCTATTGCCCGCCGGCAGTGATCTGGGGTGTCAGCGCGGTGCGTCAGGCCCTGGCCGAGGCCGGGCTTGAACCGGGCAATGACGGTCTGCGCTACGGCCTCTATTGCTGCCAGGGCGGCCACACCCATCCGTCGTTGGCGGCCTACGGCGAGTTGCTTCACGAGTGCCGCGACGAGTCCGGCGCCGACATGCGGCGCCTCGCTCAACGGGTGCTGCAGGAGCGCGCGCTAGACCCGTTTCTGGTACTCAAAAGCCTGAGCAATGGCTTGCTCGGGATTGTCAGCCTGGCGCTGAAGCTGGAGTGCGAGTGCAACGCTTACATGCAAGGCGTGGCCGGCAACCTGGCGGCGTTGCGCGAGGCGTGCGCAGCGCTGCAAAGCGGTCGTATTGATGCAGCGATTGTGGTCGGTGCCGGCGGTGAACTCGATCCGTTGGCCCTGGCCGCGCTCGCTGAGGCCGGCGTGATCAGCACTGACGGTTCGCAAACCTTGCGTGCATTCGATCGCCAAGGCACGGGCGGGATTGCCGGTGAAGGGGCGGCGGCATTGATTTTGCGCCGGGCCGACGACCTGCCGGATGGGCCGCAGACCTGCCTGTCGGGACTCTCCGCCCATCCGCGCCTTGGATCGTTGAACCTGCCGGACAAGCAGGTCGATCTGTTGATCAGCAGCGCCAGCGGCGATCCGCACAAGGACGCCGACCTGGCCCGCACGCTGGCCCGCGCCGGTGCCGCGCACATCACCAGTGGCGTGCCGGTGACCGGCATTCTCAGCGCCGCGCCGAGCCTGGTCGACCTGATCCTGGCCCGTCATGCACTGCATACCCAGAGCGTGCCGCCGATCATCGGATTGCAGCAGTCAGTCGATCCGCACCTGCCGTTTGTACTCGGTGAGCGACGGGACGCGGCGCTGCGCGACTGCCTGATCATCAACCGCGACGACAACGGTTTCAGCGCCTGTTACCAGCTCGATTATCAGGCGGCCAACTAG